The following are from one region of the Achromobacter xylosoxidans genome:
- the ccmB gene encoding heme exporter protein CcmB — translation MLATLSQLALREIRLAWRRPADTLGATLFFIVAGTLFPLAVGPDPALLLAIGPGVLWVCALLGILLTLNRPFAQDYDNGALEQLLVSPHPLPLLVGAKLAAHWFSSCLPLILASPVLALQFGLSPQAIGILVLSLLLGTPTLALVGGLGAALTLGLRGGALLPLLVLPLYVPVLIFGAGAVSASHAGMGAGPQLSLLGACLCLAILLCPWSASAALRVALD, via the coding sequence ATGCTGGCTACGCTGTCGCAGTTGGCATTGCGTGAAATCCGTTTGGCCTGGAGACGGCCCGCGGACACGCTGGGCGCCACCCTGTTCTTCATCGTGGCCGGCACGCTGTTCCCCCTGGCGGTCGGCCCCGACCCCGCGCTGCTGCTGGCCATCGGACCGGGCGTGCTGTGGGTCTGCGCCCTGCTCGGCATCCTGCTGACGCTGAACCGGCCTTTCGCCCAGGACTACGACAACGGCGCGCTGGAACAGCTGCTGGTGTCGCCGCACCCGCTGCCGCTGCTGGTGGGCGCCAAGCTGGCGGCGCACTGGTTCAGCAGCTGCCTGCCCCTGATCCTGGCCAGCCCGGTGCTGGCGCTGCAGTTCGGCCTGTCGCCGCAGGCCATCGGCATCCTGGTCCTGTCGCTGCTGCTGGGCACGCCGACGCTGGCGCTGGTGGGCGGGCTGGGCGCGGCGCTGACGCTGGGCCTGCGCGGCGGCGCCCTGCTGCCGCTGCTGGTGCTGCCGCTGTACGTGCCGGTGCTGATCTTCGGCGCGGGCGCGGTGTCGGCCTCGCACGCGGGCATGGGCGCCGGACCGCAATTGTCATTGCTGGGCGCATGCCTGTGCCTGGCCATCCTGTTGTGCCCCTGGAGCGCCTCGGCGGCGCTGCGCGTGGCGCTGGACTGA
- the ccmC gene encoding heme ABC transporter permease CcmC, whose translation MHKHPALNAYPPAAAAGAGWLRYASPAAFYPLAGRMIPWLALGAALFAAAGLYVGLAVAPTDSQQGEVYRILFIHVGAAWMSMFLYLVMALYAALGLIFNTRLSFMMMRALAPTGALFTFLTLWTGALWGKPTWGAWWVWDARLTSELILLFLYLGFMALQAAAADDAQRADRGGAILVLAGVINVPIIYFSVRWWSTLHQGASINLTTAPSMAHIMVTAMLLMVAAFWLYSAAAALARVRGIIAEREPGAVRADRTRREAA comes from the coding sequence ATGCACAAGCACCCTGCCCTGAACGCATATCCGCCCGCCGCGGCAGCCGGCGCGGGCTGGCTGCGATACGCCTCGCCCGCCGCGTTCTATCCGCTGGCCGGCCGCATGATTCCATGGCTGGCGCTGGGCGCCGCGCTGTTCGCGGCCGCGGGCCTGTACGTGGGGCTGGCGGTCGCGCCCACCGACAGCCAGCAGGGCGAGGTCTACCGCATCCTCTTCATCCACGTCGGGGCGGCATGGATGTCGATGTTCCTGTACCTGGTCATGGCGCTGTACGCGGCCCTGGGACTGATCTTCAACACCCGCCTGTCGTTCATGATGATGCGGGCGCTGGCCCCCACCGGCGCGTTGTTCACCTTCCTGACCCTGTGGACCGGCGCGCTGTGGGGCAAGCCGACCTGGGGCGCCTGGTGGGTCTGGGACGCCCGGCTCACCTCCGAACTGATACTGCTGTTCCTGTACCTGGGCTTCATGGCCTTGCAGGCGGCCGCTGCCGACGACGCGCAGCGGGCCGACCGCGGCGGCGCCATCCTGGTGCTGGCGGGCGTGATCAACGTGCCCATCATCTATTTTTCGGTGCGCTGGTGGAGCACGCTGCACCAGGGCGCGTCGATCAACCTCACCACCGCGCCCAGCATGGCCCACATCATGGTGACCGCAATGCTGCTGATGGTGGCGGCGTTCTGGCTCTACAGCGCGGCGGCGGCGCTGGCGCGTGTGCGCGGCATCATTGCCGAACGCGAGCCGGGCGCGGTCCGGGCGGACAGGACGCGGCGGGAGGCGGCATGA
- the ccmD gene encoding heme exporter protein CcmD — translation MSWDALFSLQGHSPYLLGAYGVTLALIGLEALVLWRRSRVRRAAQAAARVDGTAP, via the coding sequence ATGAGCTGGGACGCGCTGTTCTCGCTGCAAGGCCACAGCCCCTATCTGCTGGGCGCGTATGGCGTGACGCTGGCGCTGATCGGCCTGGAAGCGTTGGTGCTGTGGCGGCGCAGCCGCGTCCGGCGCGCGGCGCAGGCTGCCGCCCGCGTGGACGGGACGGCGCCATGA
- the ccmE gene encoding cytochrome c maturation protein CcmE — MSPRKRRALAIVGGLGLLAAAAALVLNALQSNLVFFFSPTQVVAQEAPANGSFRVGGLVEQGSLRREADGLTLRFVVTDTAHTVPVTYQGLLPDLFREGKGVVVAGKLGPDGVFRATEVLAKHDENYMPPEAADAIKRAGAGPNAMRAEAQ; from the coding sequence ATGAGCCCGCGCAAGCGCCGCGCGCTCGCCATCGTGGGCGGCCTGGGCCTGTTGGCCGCAGCCGCCGCGCTGGTGCTCAACGCCCTGCAATCCAACCTGGTGTTCTTCTTCAGCCCTACCCAGGTGGTGGCGCAGGAAGCGCCCGCCAACGGCAGCTTCCGCGTCGGCGGCCTGGTGGAGCAAGGCTCGCTGCGCCGCGAGGCCGACGGCCTGACGCTGCGCTTCGTGGTGACGGACACCGCGCACACCGTGCCGGTCACGTATCAGGGCCTGCTGCCCGACCTGTTCCGCGAGGGCAAGGGCGTGGTGGTGGCCGGCAAGCTGGGACCAGACGGCGTGTTCCGCGCGACCGAGGTGCTGGCCAAGCACGACGAAAACTACATGCCGCCCGAGGCCGCCGATGCGATCAAGCGCGCTGGCGCCGGGCCTAACGCCATGCGCGCGGAGGCGCAATGA
- a CDS encoding heme lyase CcmF/NrfE family subunit has product MIPEIGLFSLILALLVALAQGVLPLVGAATGWQAGLRVARPAAIGQFGLTTVAIGCLAWAFLDNDFSVLYVAANSHADLPAAYRFAAVWGGHEGSLLLWLYLLTAWTLAVALCSRRLPLPFVGRVLAVMGWISVGFLLFLLFLSNPFERLMPPAMAGRDLNPLLQDPGMIVHPPMLYMGYVGFSVAFAFAIAALLSGELDAMWARWVRPWTLAAWTFLTIGILLGSAWAYYVLGWGGWWFWDPVENASFMPWLAGTALIHSLIVTERRGAFRSWTVLLAICTFSLSILGTFLVRSGVLTSVHAFAVDPGRGLYILGFMLVIVGGSLALYAWRAPTVGLGGGFSLLSRESLLLSNNVVLTVAAGSVLLGTLYPVVLDVLEWGKISIGPPYFEAVFVPLMTPAIFLMGVGPAARWKQAELPDLGRRLRIAFAVSVATAVLLPLAMPGPARLGSPMVMLGLWLAAWSVASAAAHAWQRLTDGDGNWLRRLGRQPRSWYGMLLAHAGMGVFIAGVTLANGYEVKQELRMELGATQEAGGYAFTFASIAPAAGPNYSAQRAVFPVTRDGKPVLTLYPEKRLYTVQDMALSQADIDSGFTRDLFVALGEPVGDKAWTVRLQVKPFMTWIWTGCILMALGGLLAAGDKRYRRAQEPARAPQPTMPGAARPTREGA; this is encoded by the coding sequence ATGATTCCCGAGATCGGCCTGTTCAGCCTGATCCTGGCGCTGCTGGTGGCGCTGGCGCAGGGCGTGCTGCCGCTGGTGGGCGCCGCCACCGGCTGGCAAGCGGGGTTGCGGGTGGCGCGGCCCGCCGCCATCGGCCAGTTCGGCTTGACCACCGTGGCCATAGGCTGCCTGGCCTGGGCGTTCCTGGACAACGATTTTTCCGTGCTGTACGTGGCCGCCAACTCCCACGCGGACCTGCCGGCCGCCTACCGCTTCGCGGCCGTCTGGGGCGGACATGAAGGATCGCTGCTGTTGTGGCTTTACCTCTTGACCGCCTGGACCCTGGCCGTGGCGCTGTGCAGCCGCCGCCTGCCCCTGCCCTTCGTCGGCCGCGTGCTGGCGGTGATGGGCTGGATCAGCGTGGGCTTCCTGCTGTTCCTGCTGTTCCTGTCCAACCCCTTCGAACGCCTGATGCCGCCCGCCATGGCCGGCCGCGACCTGAATCCGCTGTTGCAGGATCCCGGCATGATCGTGCATCCGCCCATGCTGTACATGGGCTACGTGGGCTTTTCGGTGGCCTTCGCCTTCGCCATCGCGGCGTTGCTGTCGGGCGAGCTGGACGCCATGTGGGCGCGCTGGGTACGCCCCTGGACGCTGGCGGCCTGGACCTTCCTGACCATAGGCATCCTCCTGGGCAGCGCCTGGGCCTATTACGTGCTGGGCTGGGGCGGCTGGTGGTTTTGGGATCCGGTGGAAAACGCCTCCTTCATGCCCTGGCTGGCTGGCACCGCGCTGATCCATTCCCTCATCGTCACGGAGAGGCGCGGCGCCTTCCGCAGCTGGACCGTGCTGCTGGCGATCTGCACGTTTTCGCTCAGTATCCTGGGCACGTTCCTGGTCCGCTCAGGCGTGCTGACTTCCGTCCATGCCTTCGCCGTGGACCCGGGCCGCGGACTGTACATACTGGGATTCATGCTGGTGATCGTGGGCGGATCGCTGGCGCTCTATGCCTGGCGCGCGCCCACGGTGGGCCTGGGCGGAGGATTCTCGCTGCTGTCGCGCGAATCCCTGCTGCTATCCAACAATGTGGTGCTGACCGTGGCGGCGGGATCGGTGCTGCTGGGCACGCTCTACCCGGTGGTGCTGGACGTGCTGGAGTGGGGCAAGATCTCCATCGGTCCGCCCTATTTCGAAGCCGTATTCGTGCCGCTGATGACGCCTGCCATCTTCCTGATGGGCGTCGGTCCGGCGGCGCGCTGGAAACAGGCCGAGCTGCCCGACCTGGGCCGCCGCCTGCGCATCGCCTTCGCGGTCAGCGTGGCCACGGCCGTGCTGCTGCCACTGGCCATGCCGGGCCCGGCGCGGCTGGGCTCGCCCATGGTGATGCTGGGCCTGTGGCTGGCCGCGTGGTCGGTCGCCAGCGCCGCCGCGCACGCCTGGCAGCGTCTGACGGACGGCGACGGCAACTGGCTGCGCCGCTTGGGGCGCCAGCCGCGCTCCTGGTACGGCATGCTGCTGGCACACGCGGGCATGGGTGTCTTCATCGCCGGGGTCACGCTGGCCAATGGCTATGAGGTCAAGCAGGAGCTGCGGATGGAGCTGGGCGCCACCCAGGAAGCCGGCGGCTACGCCTTCACCTTCGCCAGCATCGCCCCGGCTGCCGGGCCGAACTACAGCGCGCAGCGCGCCGTGTTCCCGGTGACCCGCGACGGCAAGCCGGTGCTCACCCTGTATCCGGAAAAGCGCCTCTACACGGTGCAGGACATGGCGCTGAGCCAGGCCGACATCGACAGCGGCTTCACCCGCGACCTGTTCGTGGCGCTGGGCGAACCGGTGGGCGACAAGGCCTGGACGGTGCGCCTGCAGGTCAAGCCCTTCATGACCTGGATCTGGACGGGCTGCATCCTGATGGCGCTGGGCGGCCTGCTTGCGGCCGGCGACAAGCGCTACCGCCGCGCGCAGGAGCCGGCGCGCGCGCCGCAGCCCACCATGCCCGGGGCCGCGCGGCCCACGCGGGAGGGCGCCTGA
- a CDS encoding DsbE family thiol:disulfide interchange protein codes for MLRYLVPLAAFLAMAVFLAMGLSRDPRAVPSAMIDKPAPAIGLPVLLDPGRKLEVQSLRGQVWLLNVWASWCGPCKDELPVLREAARRHGIPLYGLNYKDKPEEAEAWLARNGNPYIASASDIDGRVGIEYGVYGVPETFVIDRDGRIRYKQLGLITPEIWRDRIQPAIEALQ; via the coding sequence ATGCTGCGCTACCTGGTGCCGCTGGCCGCTTTCCTGGCGATGGCCGTGTTCCTGGCGATGGGCCTGTCGCGCGATCCGCGCGCGGTGCCCTCGGCCATGATAGACAAGCCCGCCCCCGCCATCGGCCTGCCCGTGCTGCTGGACCCCGGCAGGAAACTGGAAGTGCAATCGCTGCGCGGCCAGGTCTGGCTGCTGAATGTGTGGGCGTCCTGGTGCGGGCCGTGCAAGGACGAACTGCCGGTGCTGCGCGAAGCCGCCCGGCGCCACGGCATTCCGCTGTATGGCTTGAACTACAAGGACAAGCCGGAAGAAGCCGAAGCCTGGCTGGCGCGCAACGGCAACCCCTACATCGCGTCCGCCAGCGACATCGATGGCCGCGTCGGCATCGAATATGGCGTCTACGGCGTGCCCGAGACCTTCGTGATCGACCGCGACGGCCGTATCCGCTACAAGCAGTTGGGCCTGATCACGCCGGAGATCTGGCGCGACCGCATCCAGCCCGCCATCGAGGCGCTGCAATGA
- a CDS encoding cytochrome c-type biogenesis protein yields MKRPAALPCRLLRTALRALLLALALTAAARAQVHAGAAQPLPPVLEQRADKLAHGLRCLVCQNQTLAESNAPLAQDMRKLIRDQLAEGRSDAQIMRFFEDRYGDFVRYDPPFKPITWLLWLGPFALLALGFVVLVRTLKRRAGARAPLTADERARAARFLDTGS; encoded by the coding sequence ATGAAACGGCCCGCCGCCCTGCCTTGCCGCTTGTTGCGGACCGCCCTGCGCGCCTTGCTGCTGGCGCTGGCCTTGACCGCTGCCGCGCGCGCCCAGGTCCACGCCGGCGCCGCGCAGCCCTTGCCCCCTGTCCTGGAACAACGCGCCGACAAGCTGGCCCACGGACTGCGCTGCCTGGTATGCCAGAACCAGACCCTGGCCGAGTCGAACGCGCCGTTGGCCCAGGACATGCGCAAGCTGATCCGCGATCAATTGGCCGAAGGCCGCAGCGACGCGCAGATCATGCGCTTCTTCGAAGACCGCTATGGCGACTTCGTGCGCTACGACCCGCCCTTCAAACCCATCACCTGGCTGCTATGGCTGGGGCCGTTCGCGCTGCTGGCGTTGGGCTTCGTGGTGCTGGTGCGCACCTTGAAGCGCCGCGCCGGCGCGCGCGCGCCCCTGACCGCCGACGAACGCGCGCGCGCGGCGCGCTTCCTGGATACCGGCTCATGA
- the ccmI gene encoding c-type cytochrome biogenesis protein CcmI: MTALWIIVVLLLLATLLCLIPPLLRRAPAAQPASEANVRAFYLAQREQLRRDMDNGSLTAAAGMRAEEELQRDLLQDLDLRRGRGAPWAGQRAGITAACLLTVLIPVAAVLLYGQLGNPRAAASASAGQPAEPHAADAGNDMTLAINALAQRLRTAPDDADGWYMLARSYETLGRYTDAVAAYQQVLRLVPGQPAVLADLADALLSANQGNPDDASIAAVAQALAAQPDQPKALALAGMMALRRGDAAEALAHWERLQAQLPPDSEAARQIQSNIAQARTMAGAPASATATASAPGSTPVSASAPAAGAAPTPAVTAARISGRASIADALRGRVQPSDTVFILARPEEGSRMPLAILRMQVSDLPRDFVLDDSSAMSPDATLSRASKVRVEIRVSKSGTAAARAGDLGGALSGIGVHAEGLTLVADTVVP, encoded by the coding sequence ATGACCGCACTCTGGATCATCGTGGTGCTCCTGCTGCTGGCGACCCTGCTCTGCCTGATTCCGCCCTTGCTGCGGCGCGCGCCCGCCGCACAACCCGCGTCCGAGGCCAATGTGCGCGCGTTCTATCTGGCGCAGCGCGAGCAATTGCGGCGGGACATGGACAACGGCAGCCTCACTGCCGCCGCCGGTATGCGCGCGGAGGAAGAGCTGCAGCGCGACCTGTTGCAGGACCTGGACTTGCGGCGCGGCCGCGGCGCGCCCTGGGCTGGACAACGCGCCGGGATCACCGCCGCCTGCCTGCTGACCGTGCTGATTCCGGTGGCGGCCGTGCTGCTGTACGGCCAATTGGGCAACCCGCGCGCGGCGGCCAGCGCCAGCGCGGGCCAACCCGCCGAACCGCATGCGGCGGACGCCGGCAACGACATGACGCTGGCCATCAATGCCCTGGCCCAGCGGCTGCGGACCGCGCCCGATGACGCCGACGGCTGGTACATGCTGGCGCGTTCGTATGAAACCCTGGGACGCTATACCGATGCGGTAGCGGCTTACCAACAGGTGCTGCGATTGGTTCCTGGCCAGCCCGCGGTACTGGCCGACCTGGCCGACGCGCTGCTATCGGCCAACCAGGGCAACCCCGACGACGCCTCCATCGCGGCGGTGGCGCAAGCCCTGGCCGCGCAGCCGGACCAACCCAAGGCCCTGGCCTTGGCCGGCATGATGGCGTTGCGCCGCGGCGACGCGGCCGAGGCGCTGGCGCATTGGGAACGGCTGCAGGCACAGTTGCCGCCGGACTCGGAAGCCGCGCGCCAGATCCAGTCCAACATCGCGCAGGCGCGCACCATGGCGGGCGCGCCTGCCAGTGCAACTGCCACGGCCTCGGCCCCCGGATCCACCCCCGTCTCGGCGTCGGCTCCTGCCGCTGGCGCAGCGCCTACGCCCGCAGTCACCGCCGCCCGCATCAGCGGACGCGCCAGCATCGCCGACGCGCTGCGCGGCCGGGTCCAGCCCTCCGATACCGTGTTCATCCTGGCGCGTCCCGAGGAGGGATCGCGCATGCCGCTGGCCATCCTGCGCATGCAGGTCTCGGACCTGCCGCGGGATTTCGTGCTGGACGATAGCAGCGCCATGTCGCCGGATGCGACCTTGTCGCGTGCCAGCAAGGTGCGCGTGGAGATCCGCGTCAGCAAGTCCGGCACGGCGGCCGCGCGGGCGGGCGACCTGGGCGGCGCGCTATCCGGCATCGGCGTCCATGCGGAAGGACTGACGCTGGTGGCCGATACCGTCGTACCCTGA